Part of the Anoplolepis gracilipes chromosome 13, ASM4749672v1, whole genome shotgun sequence genome, CTATTGTTagtctaatttattaatttatcattgcGTTCATGTCATGTTATAAAGTGGACATAGTACTCCAAAGTGTTTAGAATACTCAATGACTCTATTTTAGTCTTATTCTGCTTCCGTCCCACGCATGGGAAATAACACATTGACATAACGTGTCCGTGTAACATTATGTGTTCTCTTGTCATTATCGATGATTCTTTCAAGATACGTATACATTGTATACTCAACCTACACTTTTCTGATATTGAATGAAATGgttgaatgaaaaaattacatttgcatGGAATcctattatatacaatattatttcatcgtcttaaaattttataagaaaagtcTACgctaaaagtttataaatgcaaacttaaaaattcattttgaaataaaacaatcaAGTCCAATAGATCTGAATGCTGAACAcatgtaaaacaaataaatatatctcaatCTACTtcgtctaacaataaataaacagaCAGGAAGGATAGGATAGGATATgatgcaataaataaagaaacgaAGAAAGAATTGCTTTCAAGCGATTTTATTGATTCTGAATCTTGGATGCAAATGCGAAAAATTATCCGAACGGGGGGAGATGAAGAGAAAATGAGAAGAGGATGAATCGCGGTTTTTCAAAGAGATCGGGCGGGCAATTTTCGATTAATTCGTTTGTGAAATATCcatgtgggtgtgtgtgtgtgtgtgtgggaaGATCGGTCCTGGGTCTCTGCGATGCCTGGGTCCTCCGATTAAACCATACTTCCGATTAAACCACATAACTTGCTTTACGCATAGTTCTTACAAGGCGTATGGCAAGGCCGCGTAGCTCTTATACGCGTAGGGCAAGGCCGGGTACGCCGAGTACGCGCTGTACGTCGGTAGGCTGTAAGCGTTGTAAGCCAACGGTGCGGAAATGAGTGGAGCGCTGTAAGATGTTACAAGAGGGGCGCCGATGATCGCTCCGGGTGCTGGCGCGGGTGCGGGTGCGGGTGCGGGTGCGGGCGCGGCCGCGGCGAATGCCAGGAAGGCGACTAAGCACAACTGTAACAATCACATCTCGATATCAATCTTGCAAGATCctttcaaattttaagatCCTTTGTTGTTATAGGAAATAAATAGATACACGTACACAACACACGcgcaaatctctctctctctctctctctctaaaatatttgacatttgtaattttttaaatttaatatttaatatattcaactcgtcgaaattttatgaaatatatatcctTTTGAATTTggtatatttctctttttttggaGTTTAGTTGAAACGGAGAATCcttttgaagaaatttaacattaatggaaaataatatattaaaaatataataatgaatatatttttacgagaaccgaatgaaaatttaaaacaggCAAATCCTAAGCGAGCATAAATGAGATTACTCTTGTAGTTTCCAATCTCTATCGctagattgaaaaatatatacattcagTTAAACAATGCGGCGAttatatagggtaaactcgggtaagatggccatataTAGGTTTTTAAAATGccaaaaacatacttttatttttgttatttttttaatagtgtttggcatattatcttcactgaagcttaaattacgtaatattatcgaaattagaaggaaaatatttcatagaaattttatattatcaaaatagtacaacataagcattggccatctcactcaacttttaaggaaaagatggccatattataaaataatatttataaaaaaatagtgaaaacaaaaataaaaattataggccatataacaatttacatatctttataatatgtctaacgtcgattacgatagcttaactgtcatttattcgacgttgtaacagtttttaatggacaagtgaaaaactttgcaggtagtcaaaagtaaaaatatgatatcagattcacaatatcgttatattcgaataatgtatgcaccaTGTAACgagtattgaaaaaattacagcctatggccatcataccctagtttaccctagaGATTCGTATCATCTAAAAACAAATCAATACGAACACATGTATTCTGCCGATATTCTCGATATTTCTGATATCGACAAAGACAGACGTTGGCGACGGAGGGAGATAGACCTCCCCCGTGatctcggtaaaaaaaaaaaaaatatcttaattgaCTTACCAGCTTGAACATGTTGGAGCTCGTGGGTCTGTCTGGTTTGCAGTCAGAGTACgataatattcgaaaatacGACCGCGGCGTCTTATATAGGAGTAAGGAATCCCTGCCGGATGTACCGCGAATCTCCAACCTCCCTTCCCCGATTCCTCTCTTGCACCTTCGTAACGCACCTTCGGGGAGGGCGTCGCCTTGTCTCGAGCGGAAAAGGAACGCGCGCGTTCTTAGGCCAcgatttcttctcttttcccgTTTCTTTCTTCATGCGACCGCCGACCAATGGAGCTTTGTTGCGCGACCGTGCATTAACCAGGGTAGGGGAGGACGTGATGATCCTTCAAGGTCGCTCGCATGATGGCCAGGCGTGGTCGGACTACTCTCCTTTTCTGTCTCGAGTTCTGTACGCGTTGCAAAAGTTTCTCGACAAGTAAACCTGTTACATATTCCACGTGGAAAGCGTGGCACATGTATCTAACTAACTTTGTACAATAATTGTcagacaatatatattttgcaagagTATAAAGCTTacattttttacgattttttttaccatACTTAACAAATTTGACcctattatattttccaagaCTAAAtccctttaaaaaatttctgttgATGATCAGCGTTGACAACAACATttgagagaaggagagaaagagatattgTTGCAcgcaagttttaaaatttattaacggaAATTAAGAATCTAATCTACGCTATATATCAGTCCtgcgataataatttattttgaataactcATCGTGAAAAATTCAAAGCTGGAGACAACCGATAATTATCCGTAATAATTGCCTGTTATTTTTATGTCGAGGATCTAATCATGCATAACATTTTAATGCGACTGTTTGATTATAATACTGTTtggtttatttttacatcctTGATAAACATGGAGGTAACTTTTTATGTTCCGGGACGGATGGAATACGCAAAATTATAATGCTACGTGATTGCCTCTCATTAAAGAACGCGCGTATAAAATTGTACTTGATTTTTGATGCGATGACTTTTATTGCGATACAAATCAAATGAAGAATTTTAAGGATACAGACACGcgttataaatacatacgCATTTTCTCATACACTGTAAAAATGTCAGTAATTttgagtttttaaaataacagcgtatattatatatacatatatatatatatatatatatatatatatatatatatatacttgctgaaaaagatctttaaaattaatttgaaatttgattaGAGATCATAAGAGAACATTCAACGCCTACGTCGTACATACTGATTCCATCATTTTAGAGAACCAACCTCGTTTAGCTTTGAACTTTCGACGACTGCCGTTCTTCGAACGTTCACCTATGAACTTCAAATTTATTGAGACGCAATCGCGTCTCCCGTCTGATGGGTCCCGTCAGTTTGGAATAACCACCCCtcgaatcaaaattttaacgGTTGTCAATAAAAACAGTCCCTCTCATGACATTTACATCAGTTTATGTTGGAAGAATTTCAAGGAAGAAAAACACATCtgtatatttgtatctttCTAATCATGTAGTTGTGCCCGAGAATAGAGATacgtaaatgaaaaaatattttttgcttttaaataaatagaaaaaaaaaaaaaaagaaacaaagcaCTATATTTAGcgatgtaaaaaatgtttttctttagaaagtctagctttaattatttaaatatgcaatagAGACAAAACTATTAATGgcagtaatattattattattatcacagaatttataaaaataaatgataaatttttattcacaaaatctaaacaatttttccttaattttattgattattattattattattattattattttataatttctcgacatataaattctaatacCTCTAACAATATTatggataaattaatttgcacaTTAATAACATTTGTTTCTCCTTCGATAATACTCTGGCATTTCACGAATCAATTAATCGCATTATCATTTAATCTTGCGATCCTGGATAGAGGTTGCTTCATCAAAGAGGAGaacaaagaattatataaaggcACGCAGTTTAGTTGACAGATGCATCTCTGTTCGTCTAATACCAATAAAAAGTGTTGCGTTTCGTGACAATTATGTTCGTTCGAACGTGAGAGAATCGAAATGGCTGTTTActcttgatattttaatactatgACGTATTAATTCAAGTTTTATCGACACCGAGGTTACCACGCAAAATGGAAACGGTTTCGATTTTCCTTAGCTCTGTAACTTTAGTTGACTTTTCCCAttgattctatttttatttccaactATTAATCCGCCCTCAAGCTTGCTCTCCTTTTACcttgttttataaatgttagtCGCAAACAAGATTATCCGTAAGGatcgaaataaattgttttagcTTTCGCCtcacaagaaagaaaaaataagtagaTTAAAGAAAGCGATACGTAAAGCAATTTGTTTGGTTcgctaaaaaattttgaagaattattttattttaaatttatacgagAACTCTTtaggatatttaaaaatgtttatctatcttttttttaaacaattttggtCTTCTCTTATTagatttttgaattaattatttttaaacatattaaaaattgatacttttaaaaattaaactctaatttctgttttctttttctaaatttgtgGAATATTGAATCGAGTTTTCGTAATGGAAATATAAAAGGTGTACGATCTGCGTAAAATATCACGTACTTGATTGGCGAATAAAATTCAAAGGTGACATTTGACATGTTCAAATGGCGAAAGGCTGGCGTTTCGCTTCTCTGGTAGCGCCTTCtcgtttttatatctttccttCACGTTAATATGTATGCAAATCGCAAGGCGGCAAGTCAAAGGAAACAAAAATGGATTTCTACAATTGTGCCCCacgaattaatataaagtcattcaaaaaaatgatcttgcaacttcaacaaaaattttctaggtgtaaaaaaattaattgaaacagataaattattagcaaataatgtgatactgcatatattttgcacttgatcaatttaaatcaatttaaacagagacagaatttatattcgtACTGTTAGTGTAATttggatagaaaattttttgctataaattttaattaagatctagaaatctatctacattagcaaaatatttttttgagtggtattaaaaacgaataaatatattgtaattaatacgtttatacgtcaatacatttattaatatgttctGGGTCACTAATGTCACGATACCCACGCGTCTCTcgttaaatcataattatgtgcacgtttaaaaacttttatatatatataaaaagaatttaattcaatgaagcgagaaaagtataaaaacgagaaatataaacgagtagtattaaaaaaatgtgtattttattattcgacATACTATCGTTACCCAGGCTTTAATCGAGCTAACCGAAATCGGCATAGCTCGATATGTTAATGATTTtgtataaagagagagagactttgATCGATCTATGATCTCAGGTGATTAAAGCGGTGTTCCGCAGACTCGGCGAACTTGAacttgagaaaaaatatgcGGGCGCCATGCCTTGAAGTTCTGATGAGATCCGGTTGACTGagcaagaaagagaggaagaaagacgGGAATCGAAACAGGATCGGCcgtattgagaaaattataccAGCAGAGGCCACGCGACGTCGAGAATCTCGAACGGACGAGTTTCGCTCTCCCTTCGCGCACTCGTTACTTTTATTTCCTTCATTACACCGTGACGTAAATCGCCCGTGACGTAAATCATTCTTCTGTAGTAAGGAAATTAAACTCATATACCACACGCATATACATTATTCGCTTTTCTTCAGCtccttttaaattaaaaagatccTGAGGGAGAATAatcgaattatataattatataattataatcctTATTTGCAGAAAGACTGACAATGAAAAGATTCTGAAAAGATTTATGCGTATTCTGAGAAGCATTACGATTAATTTCCTCCAAATctccaatatacatatataattttaatgataatttaacaCGATAATCGAATATAATAACGTtcctgtataaaaataaattaataaaaattatcttgttCTGTTTTAGCGAACATTCTACTTGATCACAGAAGGAggatcgagaaaaaaaagatccaAACGGATGATGCGAGtggtaagtaaaaaaaaaaaagaaaaaaaaccatGACTTtgagatgaaaaaaattgcatttttattgaaattaact contains:
- the LOC140672550 gene encoding uncharacterized protein; protein product: MFKLLCLVAFLAFAAAAPAPAPAPAPAPAPGAIIGAPLVTSYSAPLISAPLAYNAYSLPTYSAYSAYPALPYAYKSYAALPYAL